The sequence below is a genomic window from Sphingobacterium sp. ML3W.
AACATCGTTGATTTTTTTGTGGTGAATTATTGTGCGTGTATCTGTAAATGTGACATCACCTCTTGTGGCGCTATAAATTGGAATTTTATCTTATCGTCATCTTTGACCTTTTGAACTCCATCTATCAGTATTTTATCTGTCTGGGATAGTCCTGAAGAGATGGCATATAAGTCTGGGAGGTCATTACTGATGGTGATATTCCGAGATTTGACCATTCCATTTTTATCAATGACAAAGACATAGGTTTTGTCCTGAATTTCGTAAGTGGCTTTTTGTGGGATTATCAATGCGTTTCTAAGTGGAACTTGCATCTGTACACGTCCAGTTTCGCCATTTCTAAGTAGTTTGTCTGGATTGGGAAAACGTGCTCTAAAGGCGATGTTTCCTGTTTCATTGTTAAATTCGCTCTCTATGGTCTCCACTTTTCCTTTGTATGGTAGCAATTGATTATTGGCAAGAAGTAAATTCACGTCACTATTGGCTCTATTTTGCGTATTGGTCTGATAATCGAGGTATTCAGGTTCTGAAACGTTAAAATAGGCATAAACTTGACTGTTGTCGGATAAAGTGGTGAGGAGCTGACCTTCGTCGACGAGGCTTCCTAGCTTTAAGGGAATACGATTGATGGTACCGGAGAAAGGAGCTCTAATTTCGGTCGCAGTAAC
It includes:
- a CDS encoding efflux RND transporter periplasmic adaptor subunit gives rise to the protein MKRISTGMLMGLYVLLVQTSCSPKKEEKVENVQYQVTSPLSMDTTLSKNYVAQIQSIRNIEIRGLEKGYLQQIYVDEGQTVKAGQLLFKIMPKFYEAEYLKTQAQVKAEEIELENTRALSDKNIVSKNELALAEAKVDQAKAEMSLAKLHVTATEIRAPFSGTINRIPLKLGSLVDEGQLLTTLSDNSQVYAYFNVSEPEYLDYQTNTQNRANSDVNLLLANNQLLPYKGKVETIESEFNNETGNIAFRARFPNPDKLLRNGETGRVQMQVPLRNALIIPQKATYEIQDKTYVFVIDKNGMVKSRNITISNDLPDLYAISSGLSQTDKILIDGVQKVKDDDKIKFQFIAPQEVMSHLQIHAQ